Proteins encoded together in one Flavobacteriales bacterium window:
- a CDS encoding VOC family protein — MARINPHINFNGNAEEAFHFYRSVFGGEFTQVIRFKDISSPEYPIPEAEANKIMHIALPIGTNLLIANDVPESLGPVNENENRSKIAISAESREEADMLFNGLSVGGSIEVPFDESPSGSCFGMFRDRYGIEWTVDFTP; from the coding sequence ATGGCACGCATCAATCCCCACATCAACTTTAATGGAAACGCAGAAGAGGCATTCCATTTTTACAGATCTGTTTTTGGTGGAGAATTTACGCAGGTGATTCGCTTCAAGGACATCTCAAGCCCAGAATATCCGATACCTGAAGCCGAAGCAAATAAGATAATGCACATCGCCTTGCCTATCGGCACCAACTTGCTTATTGCCAATGATGTTCCAGAAAGCTTGGGTCCGGTGAATGAGAATGAGAACCGGTCCAAAATAGCCATCAGTGCCGAAAGTCGTGAAGAGGCCGATATGCTGTTCAACGGACTTTCTGTAGGTGGAAGCATAGAAGTGCCATTTGACGAAAGTCCTTCGGGCTCCTGTTTCGGGATGTTCAGAGACAGATACGGCATTGAATGGACAGTGGATTTTACCCCTTAG